Below is a window of Myroides profundi DNA.
TCAAATGGATTATATTCAAACTTATCTGACTCTGTAAGTAGCTCCCTGTGAAAAGGGTTAAAGTTCCTATCTACTTCTATAGTAGGAGTTGATGCTTCTTTTCCCTCGAAGTCATACGGAGTATCTAAACTAGCATCTCTCTGAAAATCTAATACCGGCGCTACATTAAACTGTCCTAGACTATGCTTAATGATAGAGCGAAGAATACTGTATAAGGCCTGTTCATCGTCGAACTTTACCTCAGTCTTCGTTGGATGTATATTGATATCTATACTATCTGGTGGTACACTAAAGTAGATGAAATAGCTAGGGTGTGTTCCTTCTTTTAAAAGTCCTTCATAAGCCGCCATAATAGCATGGTGTAAATAACCACTTTTAACAAAGCGATCATTCACAAAGAAGAATTGCTCTCCTCTACTCTTTTTAGCAAACTCAGGTTTCCCCACAAATCCTGTCACCTCTACGATCTCTGTATTCTCTTTAATAGGTACTAACTTTTCGTTTGTTCTAGTACCGAATACATTGACTATACGCTGACGAGCATTCGTAGGCAATAGATTAAACACTTCGCTACCATTGTGTATTAAAGAGAAATGTATATTGTGATGCACTAATACGATTCTCTCAAACTCATCAATAATATTTCTAAACTCTACATTATCGGACTTTAAGAAATTGCGTCGTGCGGGTATATTAAAAAATAAATTCTTTACTGAAAATGAAGTCCCTGCAGGAGTAACAGCTACTTCCTGACTCACTAGTTTAGTCCCTTCTATAACAATATGGGTACCTAGCTCAGCCTCATGTGTACGAGTCTTTAACTCCACATGAGCAATCGCTGCGATAGAAGCCAAGGCCTCTCCTCTAAATCCTTTAGTACTTAACGCAAATAAATCCTCTGCTTTGGAAATCTTAGAAGTAGCATGACGCTCGAATGACATACGCGCATCGACATCACTCATACCCTTTCCATTATCAATAACCTGTATTAAAGTTTTACCAGCTTCTTTTAGAATCAACTTAATCTCTGTAGCTCCAGCATCGACAGAGTTCTCTATCAATTCCTTAACCACAGACGAAGGGCGTTGTACTACTTCCCCTGCTGCTATCTGATTCGCTACGTGATCTGGTAGTAAACGAATAATATCTGACATCTATTTGCTCCTCTATTATTAATCTAATTGTTTAGATAAATTCCACTTAAAGGACAAATTTAAAGAATTAAAAATTCCTTTACTATTTCTCTATTGTAATTTATTTCTAAAATATAGAGGACACTTTCTGAATTATAGAATTAAACACTATTTACTTCATCCTATGACAACCTTTTTTTAAATACTTATCTAGTAAATAACATTGCTGATAAGTTCTAGACTAATTATGATGATAGTACTTCCACTCCACTTGTCATTCTGAGCTTGCGAAGAATCTCATCCTATATGTTTGTGGAGTTATTAGCGAGATGCTCCTCACATACTCTGTTTTCGCAGACTTTGTCAGCATAGTAGTTTAGAGGAGAATGCTCTGAGAATAAAAGGAACATCCTTGGACAAACACGCGCTCTCCTCCACTAAATACGGAGTATTGTCCATGTATTGTCGAAGGATTTCAGTAGAACCCCCTATTTATATGGGCTGAAAGCCTATACAAGTAAAACACAAATTTGACCTAAAAACAAATAAATAACTACAAATCAATAACTTAATAAAAACACAAGACTAAAAAAAAGCATATACTTTTTTTAATTTAAAGCCCAAAAAGAAGGAAAATAGAGGGTAAAGAGTAAAAAAGTAGGATTAGTTCTCTTTAAATCGCTAAAAAAAGTGTTGAAATATATCCATTTTTAAAAAAAATAAGAAGGATTATTTTAGAAAAGAAAAAATATAAAGAAAAGGGGTACTCACTAAACAGTATTAATAGTCTGACACCCCCTCTTACAGAAAAATATAAAACAAAAAAAGAGAATTTCTATTGCTAGAAATCCTCTATCTTATATCCTATAAATAGATTGCGCTTACGCTTTTCTATTTAAATCTATCATTTTTAAAGCTGCGATAGCTGCTTCTGTACCTTTGTTTCCGTGTTCTCCACCACTACGAGCAATAGATTGTTCGATATGGTTATCTGTCAGTAGACAGAAGATTACAGGGATATCAGAAATTAGGTTAAGGTCTTTAATACCATGTGTTACTCCTTCGCATACGAAGTCGAAATGCATCGTCTCTCCCTTAATCACACACCCTACTACAATAACTGCATCTAAGGTCTCATCTACTTCTATCATTTTTTTTGCTCCGAAAATTAATTCAAAGCTACCTGGTACATTCCAGCGAACTATGTTTTCAGCTAATAGACCACAGTCTAATAAGGCTGCTTCTGCACCAGAATACAATCCATTAGTGATTTGGTCATTCCATTCTGAAACTACGATACCTACTCTAAAATCTTTCCCATCAGGAAGTGTAGTTTTATCGTATTCAGATAAGTTTTTATTTGCTGTTGCCATACTTATTGTGCTAAACCTATCAAGGCATCTACTCCTCTGTATTCTACAGAACCTTGGTAGTTATTTTTAATCTCGTTGAAGTTCTTAAGCGCTTCTTCTTTTTTACCTAATTCTAAAGCAACTAAACCTGCTTTATTTAAATACCTAGGTGTAGTAAAATCATTTTTCTGCTTAGCAGCTGCTTTTTGATAATACTCTAAAGATTGTTCTTGTTGCCCTAATTCAGAGAAAGCATCACCAATAGCTCCTAAAGCTAATGGTGCTAATACTGCATCATTTCCTTTGAATTTCTCTAAATGCTCGATTGCTTTAGCGAAATCTCCTTTATGTAAATATGCTGTACCCGCATAGTAGTTTGCTAAATCCGCAGACTGTGTACCACCGTAATTTTCTATAATTCCTAAGAATCCTAGTTTACCTTCTCCACCGTTAAGTGCTAAGTTAAATAAAGAGTCTTTAGCAGTACCATTCATTAAAGCATCGTTATAATAACTCTGTGCCTGAAACATTTCGTTCGCAGCGTCATCATTTTTTGGCTCAACAACAAATTTGTCATAACCAACATACCCCAAAGTAGCCAAAGCAACAGCACCTACGATACCAAAAATTACTTTTTGATTGCGCACTACCCAGCTTTCCATTCTATTTGCTCCTTGATCTAAAGAGTTAAATACCTCAGCTGTCTTACTGTTAGATGAATCAATATTGTTATATTGTTCAAACTCATTATCTTCTTTTTCTTGTTCAGGTTTAGGGGCTTTATAACCTCTTTTATTATAAGTTGCCATTTATACAAAGTTTAATGAGTCGCAAAAATAGGATTTTTATTGTAATATAAAAGTGCTTTCTATCTATATTTTTGATAATTTGCACCAAAATTTGATAAAGCACTCTCTAAAACGTTAAAATAACTAGTAACCACGTGTATTTAAAAAAATTAAACATATTAAATTTCAAGAATATTAGCGATAATACTTTCTCTTTTGACCAGAAAATAAACTGTTTTATTGGGTTAAACGGAGTTGGTAAAACCAATATCTTAGATGCTATATATTATATGGCTTACGGGAAGAGTTACTTCAACCCTATAGCCGTACAGAATATCAAACACAACGAAGATTTTTTTGTAATCGATGGTACATTCATTAGAGATGAAAAGGAAGAGCACATCGTATGTAGCCTAAAAAAAGGACAGAAAAAAATCCTGAAGAGAAACAATAAAAACTACGAACGATTCTCTGATCACTTTGGCTTTATTCCCCTAGTGATTATCTCTCCTTCTGACAGCGACTTAATTACAGAAGGAAGTGAGACTAGACGTAAGTTTATCGATAGTGTGATCTCTCAGATGGATGGCAACTATCTACAACTGCTTATACAATACCAGAAGCTAATCAGTCAGCGTAATGCGCTTCTTAAGAGTTTCGCTCAGAATCACTATTTCGACGGAGAGACGTTGGCAGTCTATAATGAGCAGATTGCAGAACTGGCACACCCTATTCACGAGAAAAGAAGAGATTTCATCAAAGAATTCACTCCTATATTCTCTCATTATCACAGTCTGATCACAGAGAATAAAGATGATGTATCTCTAGAATATGAGACGCAGTTAGATGATAAATCTATGTTAGACCTATTCGCAGAGAATCTTGCCAAAGACCGTATGCTACAGTACACTTCTGTCGGAATACATAAAGATGACTTGGCATTCGAACTGACAGGACATCCTATTAAAAAGTTTGGTTCACAAGGACAGCAAAAGTCATTCTTAATCGCACTAAAATTAGCTCAATTTGAGTTTTTAAAAACACAGCGAGGCGTAGCTCCTATCCTCTTATTTGACGATATCTTTGACAAATTAGACGAGAATAGAGTCCGCAAGATTTTAGAGCTAGTTAATTTAGATACCTTTGGTCAACTCTTTATTTCGGATACACACGCTGATCGAACAGAAAGCCTGTTAAATAGTGTAAACCAAGGTTACGAGATTTTTAAAATTCAACAAAACGAAGAATAAACTAATAATACCCCTAAGACAATGAATATTCACGAGAATGTATCGCTAAAACCATATAATACGTTTGGATTAGATGTAATGGCTAAATATTTTATTGAAATAAAACAGATAAATGATCTAAAAGAAATAGTCAAGGCTAATAAAAGTGACAAGCTATTCATCTTAGGAGGAGGTAGTAATATGCTACTAACACAAGACATCAATAAGATCGTCATCAAGCTAGATCTAAAAGGAATCAATATCATCAATGAGGATGACGACTATGTATATGTAGAGGCTGAGGCTGGAGAGAATTGGCATGAGTTCGTCCTATGGTGTATCGAGCACAACTATGGAGGTGTAGAGAACTTATCTCTTATACCTGGTAATGTAGGGACTACGCCTATCCAGAATATTGGTGCTTATGGAGTAGAAATTAAAGATGTGCTACACAGCTGTAAAGCTCTTAATATGGAGACACTACAGGTGGTAGACTTCACGAATGCTGAATGTGAGTTTGACTATAGAGAAAGTGTATTTAAAAATGCGCTAAAGAATCAATACATCATTCTATCTGCAACGTACAAACTAACTAAACAAAATCACAATCTTAAAGTAGAATACGGCGCTATAAAAAGTCAATTAGATGCTGATAATATTACCTCTCCTAGTATTAGAGATATTAGTAATGCT
It encodes the following:
- the mutL gene encoding DNA mismatch repair endonuclease MutL, with product MSDIIRLLPDHVANQIAAGEVVQRPSSVVKELIENSVDAGATEIKLILKEAGKTLIQVIDNGKGMSDVDARMSFERHATSKISKAEDLFALSTKGFRGEALASIAAIAHVELKTRTHEAELGTHIVIEGTKLVSQEVAVTPAGTSFSVKNLFFNIPARRNFLKSDNVEFRNIIDEFERIVLVHHNIHFSLIHNGSEVFNLLPTNARQRIVNVFGTRTNEKLVPIKENTEIVEVTGFVGKPEFAKKSRGEQFFFVNDRFVKSGYLHHAIMAAYEGLLKEGTHPSYFIYFSVPPDSIDINIHPTKTEVKFDDEQALYSILRSIIKHSLGQFNVAPVLDFQRDASLDTPYDFEGKEASTPTIEVDRNFNPFHRELLTESDKFEYNPFDNNAAMFIGATDSSIENTRFIDDLENNETYVSMNPFGDKVTNKGNDIENNRFIDVLESKSNTEENISLGETLESKSNHSFLSYTDDLGEVLESKGNNTVEDRYEEEITLGSKVNREPDVIESKFNKPSVKKSSSSSFSKGALSSKSNIEGWENLYEGLRSSGEDLDVSGIKLESDFVTGNLFENKQEEITGVKRFQINRKYIVSPIKSGMVIIDQGRAHQRILYEKFMESIQNHTASSQQLLFPLTLYYSPYEVEILRELYPMLQQTGFGFEHMTQDYVVISGLPVNISESEASIVLEDLISDFQDGVPKTAMGQSDRIAKSLAHSLSVKTGTVLNDEEQENIVNSLFACQEPSVSPFMKPTFVTMKVEDIEKKFAL
- the ribH gene encoding 6,7-dimethyl-8-ribityllumazine synthase; the encoded protein is MATANKNLSEYDKTTLPDGKDFRVGIVVSEWNDQITNGLYSGAEAALLDCGLLAENIVRWNVPGSFELIFGAKKMIEVDETLDAVIVVGCVIKGETMHFDFVCEGVTHGIKDLNLISDIPVIFCLLTDNHIEQSIARSGGEHGNKGTEAAIAALKMIDLNRKA
- a CDS encoding tetratricopeptide repeat protein, which codes for MATYNKRGYKAPKPEQEKEDNEFEQYNNIDSSNSKTAEVFNSLDQGANRMESWVVRNQKVIFGIVGAVALATLGYVGYDKFVVEPKNDDAANEMFQAQSYYNDALMNGTAKDSLFNLALNGGEGKLGFLGIIENYGGTQSADLANYYAGTAYLHKGDFAKAIEHLEKFKGNDAVLAPLALGAIGDAFSELGQQEQSLEYYQKAAAKQKNDFTTPRYLNKAGLVALELGKKEEALKNFNEIKNNYQGSVEYRGVDALIGLAQ
- the recF gene encoding DNA replication/repair protein RecF (All proteins in this family for which functions are known are DNA-binding proteins that assist the filamentation of RecA onto DNA for the initiation of recombination or recombinational repair.), with protein sequence MYLKKLNILNFKNISDNTFSFDQKINCFIGLNGVGKTNILDAIYYMAYGKSYFNPIAVQNIKHNEDFFVIDGTFIRDEKEEHIVCSLKKGQKKILKRNNKNYERFSDHFGFIPLVIISPSDSDLITEGSETRRKFIDSVISQMDGNYLQLLIQYQKLISQRNALLKSFAQNHYFDGETLAVYNEQIAELAHPIHEKRRDFIKEFTPIFSHYHSLITENKDDVSLEYETQLDDKSMLDLFAENLAKDRMLQYTSVGIHKDDLAFELTGHPIKKFGSQGQQKSFLIALKLAQFEFLKTQRGVAPILLFDDIFDKLDENRVRKILELVNLDTFGQLFISDTHADRTESLLNSVNQGYEIFKIQQNEE
- the murB gene encoding UDP-N-acetylmuramate dehydrogenase; this encodes MNIHENVSLKPYNTFGLDVMAKYFIEIKQINDLKEIVKANKSDKLFILGGGSNMLLTQDINKIVIKLDLKGINIINEDDDYVYVEAEAGENWHEFVLWCIEHNYGGVENLSLIPGNVGTTPIQNIGAYGVEIKDVLHSCKALNMETLQVVDFTNAECEFDYRESVFKNALKNQYIILSATYKLTKQNHNLKVEYGAIKSQLDADNITSPSIRDISNAVISIRQSKLPDPKEIGNSGSFFKNPIVDRDSFERLYRVYPSMPHYVINEQEVKIPAGWLIETSGFKGYRLGDAGVHEKQALVLVNYGKAEGEQIKKLAETVQREVFNLFGISIHAEVNIF